One window of Fusarium keratoplasticum isolate Fu6.1 chromosome 2, whole genome shotgun sequence genomic DNA carries:
- a CDS encoding AA-permease domain-containing protein codes for MAEKEQIDAGNGFDLNQEASRQGENENIEYNLANSHDQLERGLKSRHIQFLALGGAIGTGLFIGSGSILTRTGPAPLFMGYLSMMALVWIIMNVLAEMVVYLPMRGITVPYFVGRFVDPSLAFAAGWNYWYAYAMLIGAEAVAAGIIIEYWEPPVSIALWIAIVLAVMLLLNIIAVSFFGEAEFWFASIKLITICGLIILGIVIFFGGGPDQDSVRGFTYWKNPGAFKEFGAKGSTGHFLAYWSAFISAGFAFITSPELIAIAAGETVAPRRNIPKAARRFIWRLAIFYGVSSLLIGILVPYNDPKLLGATSSNASASPFVIGIQNVGIPVLNHIINAAVLTSAWSAGNSFLYSGSRVLYSMALNNQAPKWFRITNKHGVPWVAVLFTWSFGLLAFLNVSNSGATVFNWFVNISTISGFIAWIVVMITYLRFRKALIFNNLLDSLPYKTPLQPYATWFVLLVISLLTLTNGFAIFLKGNWDVKSFIAAYITIPLFLALYLGHKIWFRTPICIRLQNIDVITGKKEMDELAAQDVPPVPKNALEKFWFWLA; via the exons atggctgagaaggagcaaATCGACGCCGGCAATGGCTTCGACCTCAACCAAGAGGCGAGCCGCCAAGGCGAGAACGAGAACATCGAGTACAATCTCGCCAACTCTCACGATCAGCTTGAGCGAGGTCTCAAGAGTCGACACATTCAGTTCTTAGCCCTTG GTGGTGCTATCGGAACTGGTCTCTTCATCGGCTCGGGAAGCATCCTTACCCGTACCGGACCCGCCCCCCTCTTCATGGGTTACCTTTCCATGATGGCCCTTGTTTGGATCATTATGAACGTCCTTGCCGAAATGGTGGTGTACCTGCCCATGCGCGGTATCACTGTTCCCTACTTCGTCGGCCGCTTTGTCGACCCCAGTCTCGCCTTCGCCGCCGGATGGAACTACTGGTACGCATATGCTATGCTCATCGGAGCCGAGGCTGTCGCTGCTGGTATCATCATCGAATACTGGGAGCCTCCGGTGTCTATCGCTCTCTGGATCGCTATCGTTCTCGCCGTcatgctcctcctcaacatcattgCGGTCAGCTTCTTTGGTGAGGCCGAGTTCTGGTTCGCCAgtatcaagctcatcaccatctgcGGTCTCATCATTCTGGGCAttgtcatcttctttggAGGTGGTCCAGACCAGGATAGCGTCCGTGGTTTCACATACTGGAAGAACCCAGGAGCGTTCAAAGAATTTGGGGCTAAGGGTTCGACCGGTCACTTCCTCGCCTACTGGAGCGCCTTTATCAGCGCCGGATTTGCTTTCATCACATCTCCCGAGCTGATCGCCATCGCTGCTGGTGAGACCGTCGCTCCTAGGCGCAACATCCCCAAGGCTGCTCGTCGTTTCATCTGGCGTCTGGCCATCTTCTATGGCGTTtcctccctcctcatcgGTATCCTTGTTCCTTATAACGATCCCAAGCTCCTTGGCGCCACTTCTTCCAACGCCAGTGCTTCTCCTTTCGTTATTGGTATCCAGAACGTCGGAATTCCTGTCCTCAACcacatcatcaacgccgcTGTGCTAACCTCCGCTTGGTCTGCCGGTAACTCGTTCCTCTACTCCGGCAGCCGTGTCCTCTACTCCATGGCCCTTAACAACCAGGCCCCCAAGTGGTTCCGCATTACCAACAAGCATGGCGTACCGTGGGTTGCCGTCCTCTTCACCTGGTCTTTTGGTCTCCTGGCCTTCCTCAACGTCTCTAACTCTGGCGCGACCGTCTTCAACTGGTTCGTCAACATCTCGACCATCTCTGGCTTCATCGCCTGGATTGTCGTCATGATTACCTACCTCCGGTTCCGCAAGgctctcatcttcaacaacctGCTCGATTCCCTCCCCTACAAGACTCCCCTCCAGCCCTACGCCACCTGGTTCGTCCTGCTCGTCATCtccctcctcaccctcaccaaTGGTttcgccatcttcctcaagggcaactGGGACGTCAAGAGCTTCATCGCCGCCTACATTACCattcctctcttcctcgccctctaCCTCGGCCACAAGATCTGGTTCCGCACTCCCATTTGCATCCGCCTCCAGAACATCGATGTCATTACTggaaagaaggagatggatgagctCGCTGCACAGGATGTGCCCCCCGTTCCAAAGAACGCGCTCGAGAAgttctggttctggcttGCTTAA
- a CDS encoding Phosphoribosylformylglycinamidine synthase, with translation MYHVLVGESCYTASEIQKLVQRINDQSPVKVAKLTGSWQYYVDLETEDAGVLASIKKILEAIEQPADAPATENNGKSVEIYVTPRNVSPWSSKATSIALVCDLKTVNRIERGRVIHIEFEDTYNGEQDLVFRDVVHDRMTEFFSLSPPVLDTMFAHGIRHPLEVVDIFSDERGPLAALQEHNKKAGLGLDEPNMEYLVKQYTALGRSPNDVELFMFAQVNSEHCRHHVFNASWTIDGVSQENSLFGMIKNTHKSNPEYVISAYSDNAAVLSGDEGNYWAPDYSTGSWKLTREVVQPLIKVETHNHPTAISPFPGAATGSGGEIRDEGAVGRGSSPKAGLCGFWVSDLLIPGSKKPWEVDIGRPSHYASSLDIMLEAPIGSARFNNEFGRPALTGTFRTLLTNEAESEAPEYRGYHKPIMIAGGIGSVRPQHALKEEAHVEEGAHVIVLGGPAMLIGLGGGAASSNTGSEATADLDFDSVQRGNPEMERRAQMVINTCVALGPESPIAFIHDVGAGGLSNALPELVKDAGFGGKFELRQVESADNSMSPLQIWCNESQERYVLLVNREGLNRFTSICRRERCGFSVVGSAVTKDENGVTKLTLTDREPTVNPPIDPINLPMDVLFPPGRRISKDVQRVQKNLRPFDAVKSLTEQCDSSDLTEMVTKATELVFNLPSVGSKSFLITIGDRTVGGLSVRDQLVGPWQTPVADVAVTLTSFSIDDKKRRGEAMAMGEKPTLALISAAASARMAVVESLMNLGAADIKPGPVNGDLKRVKLSANWMAAVGHPGEGAALYEAVQAIGMELCPELGVSIPVGKDSLSMKASWKDKETSESKTVTAPVSLVISAFSLVEDVRSTWTPQLRRVEEVGESVLVFVDLAQGFRAMGGSALAQTLGQIGNEAPDVRDVQIIRDFFDALWQLHQEDIVLAYHDRSDGGLLTTVAEMMFAGRCGADISLDDLAESEDKVLDTLFNEELGAVFQIRRGDETKFKRCFATCGPPHGLIKTIGYVRPTSKQSLLVKYRSKTIVDLERAKIQQWWTSTSYEMQKLRDNPDCAQSEFDAIQDSRDPGLHYKLKFDPADVSLPTFTNLKSLVFKPRVAILREQGVNGHAEMAFAFRAAGFDAVDVHMSDILDGFSLDGFRGLAACGGFSYGDVLGAGNGWAQSILMHDGARKTFEAFFKRPDTFSFGVCNGCQMLTRLKELIPGAEHWPTFVENASSQFEGRFSMVTINDKSDNSVFFNGMNGSSFPIVVSHGEGRAQFSSANDIGSVNDHGLIPLRYVDNYGSVTERYPFNPNGSPQGIAGVKSKDGRVVAMMPHPERTIMADVGSWKPDNQLEEWGQFGPWFQLFLNARKWVG, from the exons ATGTACCACGTGCTGGTCGGCGAGTCGTGCTACACGGCTTCTGAGATTCAGAAGCTCGTGCAGCGCATCAACGATCAGAGCCCCGTCAAGGTCGCCAAGCTCACGGGCTCGTGGCAGTACTAtgtcgacctcgagaccgaGGATGCCGGCGTCCTCGccagcatcaagaagatcctcGAAGCCATTGAGCAGCCCGCCGACGCTCCCGCGACCGAGAACAATGGCAAGTCCGTCGAGATCTACGTTACTCCCCGAAACGTCTCGCCATGGAGCTCCAAGGCCACCAGCATCGCTCTCGTCTGCGACCTTAAGACCGTCAACCGTATCGAGCGAGGCCGCGTCATTCATATTGAATTCGAGGACACATACAACGGAGAGCAGGATTTGGTGTTCCGGGATGTTGTTCATGACCGTATGACTGAGTTCTTCAGTCTTTCGCCTCCGGTCCTTGACACCATGTTCGCTCACGGCATCCGACATCCCCTTGAGGTGGTTGACATCTTTTCCGATGAGCGAGGCCCATTGGCTGCTCTCCAGGAGCACAACAAGAAGgctggacttggacttgacgaACCCAACATGGAGTACTTGGTCAAGCAGTACACTGCTCTCGGCCGCTCTCCC AACGACGTTGAGCTCTTCATGTTTGCCCAAGTCAACTCTGAGCACTGCAGACACCACGTTTTCAATGCTTCGTGGACCATTGATGGTGTCAGCCAGGAGAACAGCTTGTTCGGCATGATCAAGAACACCCATAAGTCGAACCCCGAATATGTCATCAGCGCTTATTCCGACAACGCCGCTGT CTTGTCTGGTGACGAGGGCAACTACTGGGCCCCTGACTACTCGACTGGAAGCTGGAAACTCACCCGTGAAGTTGTTCAGCCTCTGATCAAGGTTGAAACTCACAACCACCCCACTGCCATCTCTCCTTTCCCCGGTGCTGCAACTGGTAGTGGTGGTGAGATTCGTGACGAGGGCGCTGTTGGACGGGGCTCTTCCCCCAAGGCTGGTCTCTGCGGTTTCTGGGTGTCTGACCTCTTGATTCCTGGTAGCAAGAAGCCTTGGGAGGTTGATATTGGACGGCCTTCTCACTACGCCTCCAGTCTCGACATTATGCTGGAAGCCCCCATTGGCTCCGCTAGGTTCAACAACGAATTCGGACGTCCTGCCCTGACCGGAACCTTCAGGACTCTGCTCACCAACGAAGCCGAGTCTGAGGCCCCTGAGTACAGGGGCTACCACAAGCCCATCATGATTGCTGGTGGTATCGGCAGTGTCCGACCCCAGCACgcgctcaaggaggaggctcacGTCGAAGAGGGTGCGCACGTTATCGTTCTTGGCGGCCCTGCCATGTTGATCGGCCTTGGAGGTGGtgctgcctcctccaacaccggcTCTGAGGCCACCGCAGACCTCGACTTTGACAGTGTGCAACGTGGAAACCCCGAGATGGAGCGACGCGCCCAGATGGTCATCAACACTTGTGTTGCTCTTGGCCCAGAGAGCCCCATCGCTTTCATCCATGAcgttggtgctggtggtcTCTCCAACGCTCTCCCtgagcttgtcaaggatgCCGGTTTCGGAGGCAAGTTCGAGCTTCGACAAGTCGAGAGTGCCGACAACTCCATGTCCCCTCTCCAGATCTGGTGCAACGAGTCTCAGGAGCGATACGTTCTTCTCGTCAACCGAGAAGGCCTCAACCGCTTCACGAGCATCTGCCGACGAGAGCGGTGTGGCTTCTCTGTCGTCGGATCGGCCGTTACCAAGGATGAGAACGGTGTGACCAAGCTTACCCTGACCGACCGTGAGCCTACGGTCAACCCTCCCATCGATCCCATCAACCTTCCTATGGACGTTCTGTTCCCTCCTGGACGAAGAATCTCCAAGGACGTTCAGCGAGTCCAGAAGAACCTCCGTCCGTTCGATGCCGTCAAGAGCCTCACTGAGCAGTGTGACAGCTCTGACCTGACTGAGATGGTTACCAAGGCTACTGAGCTGGTCTTCAATCTTCCCTCCGTTGGCTCCAAGAGCTTCCTCATCACTATCGGCGACCGAACCGTTGGTGGCCTGTCCGTCCGCGACCAGCTTGTTGGCCCCTGGCAGACTCCCGTGGCCGATGTCGCTGTGACTCTCACTAGCTTCAGTATCGATGACAAGAAGCGACGCggagaggccatggcaaTGGGTGAGAAGCCTACTCTCGctctcatctcggccgcTGCCTCGGCTCGCATGGCTGTTGTTGAGAGTTTGATGAACCTGGGTGCCGCCGACATCAAGCCTGGCCCTGTCAACGGTGACCTCAAGCGCGTCAAGCTTTCTGCCAACTGGATGGCCGCTGTTGGTCACCCCGGTGAGGGTGCCGCCCTCTACGAAGCCGTCCAGGCCATCGGTATGGAGCTTTGCCCCGAGCTTGGTGTCTCTATTCCTGTTGGCAAGGACTCTCTGTCCATGAAGGCTTCCtggaaggacaaggagactTCTGAGTCCAAGACCGTTACCGCTCCCGTGTCTCTGGTCATCTCAGCCTTCAGTTTGGTTGAGGATGTCCGCAGCACGTGGACTCCTCAGCTTCGTCgggttgaggaggttggcgaGTCTGTTCTTGTCTTTGTGGACCTTGCCCAGGGCTTCCGTGCTATGGGTGGTTCTGCTCTCGCCCAGACCCTTGGCCAGATCGGTAACGAGGCTCCTGATGTCCGCGATGTCCAGATCATCCGTGACTTCTTTGACGCCTTGTGGCAGCTCCATCAG GAGGATATTGTTCTCGCCTATCACGACCGATCCGATGGTGGTCTGCTCACTACTGTCGCCGAAATGATGTTTGCCGGTCGATGCGGTGCTGACATCTCTCTCGACGACCTTGCCGAGTCTGAGGACAAGGTGCTCGACACTCTGTTCAACGAGGAGCTGGGTGCCGTCTTCCAGATCCGTCGCGGCGACGAGACTAAGTTCAAGAGGTGCTTTGCCACTTGTGGCCCCCCTCACGGTTTGATCAAGACCATTGGTTACGTCCGACCTACTTCCAAGCAGTCTCTCCTTGTCAAGTACAGGTCCAAGACTATTGTCGACCTCGAGCGcgccaagatccagcagTGGTGGACCAGCACCTCGTACGAGATGCAGAAGCTGCGTGACAACCCCGACTGCGCCCAGTCCGAGTTTGATGCCATCCAGGACTCCAGGGACCCTGGTCTTCACTACAAGCTCAAGTTTGACCCTGCCGATGTCAGCCTCCCTACTTTCACCAACCTTAAGAGCTTGGTCTTCAAGCCTAGAGTCGCCATCCTTCGAGAGCAGGGTGTCAACGGCCACGCCGAGATGGCCTTTGCCTTCCGTGCTGCTGGCTtcgatgctgttgatgttCACATGTCTGATATCCTGGATGGCTTCTCCCTGGATGGATTCCGAGGTCTTGCTGCTTGCGGTGGCTTCTCATACGG TGACGTCCTTGGCGCCGGTAACGGATGGGCCCAGTCCATCCTCATGCACGATGGTGCCCGTAAGACATTTGAGGCCTTCTTCAAGCGACCCGACACCTTCTCCTTTGGTGTCTGCAACGGTTGCCAGATGCTGACTCGAC TCAAGGAGTTGATTCCTGGAGCTGAGCACTGGCCTACTTTTGTTGAGAACGCCAGCTCTCAATTCGAGGGCCGTTTCTCCATGGTCACCATCAACGACAAGTCGGACAACTCTGTCTTCTTCAACGGTATGAACGGCTCGTCATTCCCCATCGTCGTCTCCCACGGCGAAGGTCGAGCCCAGTTCTCGTCGGCCAACGACATTGGATCCGTCAACGATCACGGTCTCATTCCTCTCCGCTACGTCGACAACTACGGTTCCGTCACGGAGAGGTATCCCTTCAACCCCAACGGCAGCCCTCAGGGTATCGCCGGTGTGAAGAGCAAGGACGGCCGTGTGGTTGCCATGATGCCTCACCCCGAGCGTACCATCATGGCGGATGTGGGCTCGTGGAAGCCCGACAACCAGCTGGAGGAATGGGGACAGTTTGGTCCCTGGTTCCAGCTGTTCCTGAACGCGCGTAAGTGGGTTGGTTAG